TTCATCCTCGCCGGTCAGAGTAACATGGCCGGGAGAGGTGGCGTCAACGACGGCAAGTGGGACGGAAACGTTCCTCCGGAGTGCGCACCGAACCTTTCAATTCTCAGACTGAATGCTCACCTGGTGTGGGAAGAAGCATATGAGCCACTCCACGCTGACATTGATGTTGGCAAGACGTGTGGGGTTGGTCCAGGTATGGCTTTTGCCAACGAGGTCCTCCGAGCCAAGGGCGGAGTTTTGGGTCTGGTTCCTTGCGCCGTGGGCGGGACTACTATCGGCCAGTGGGCTCGAGGGAGTCAGTTGTATACTCAGATGGTGAGACGAGCAAGTGAGTCGGTGAAGGCAGGTGGAACTATCCGAGCAGTTTTATGGTACCAGGGAGAGAGTGACACCGTCAATAGTGCTGATGCCGAGGCTTATAAAGCTAATTTTGAGAGGCTTGTAACTGATATACGCTCCGATCTCCAAAACCCTAATCTTCCTGTTATTCAGGTTGGTAATATATATGATTCTTAACATAATTTCTGTGTTGAATTGGTGATATATATATATATATATATATATATATGCAGGNNNNNNNNNNNNNNNNNNNNGATTAATGTTGATATACTGATATATGTAGGTAGCACTGGCATCAGGAGAAGGGCAGTTCATAGATATAGTGAGGAAGGCACAGCTGGAAACGACGTTGCCTAATGTGAAATGTGTCGACGCTAAAGGATTGCCTCTGAAACCGGATAATCTCCACCTTACTACAATGTCGGAGGTCCATCTGGGGATCAAGCTAGCAAATGCTTTTCTGGCTTCGTTTGGTTATCAGTTTTAATATAAATGTAAGCAAAATTGTGACAAAGTCCCCTTGCTGGGAACTTCTAGAGTTGCTTTGTTTATTCATACTTCATAAAACCTTAAGCTTTGTTCCCCCAGAGCAACACTACTATGTAATGAGGCTTTGCAGCATTATTGTACGAGGTTTCTTTTAAAATTTCGAAAGGCCGATTTGCTAAGTTAGATTCAGCAACCTCTTGATTCCTAGGGTTGTAATACTTGTTTCCGAATGTGGGGTGTAAATTTCAGCTTTGGGCCCTCACTCGTTAAATCAAGCCTGATGGTTAAGGCCCAATATGAACAACATCAAGATAAGTAAAAGATGTGAAACATGATCAAGTTGATGGAGAACGTGCAAACACTACTTCTCCCACTACAACGGGAAGTGAGGTCCAAGGAATCAAATGTCTATAAATCTACACGCTTATGGAGAAGAAGATGATCAAGAGAATGATCATGAGTAACAACGGTAACAAGTATCAGCCCAATTTATTTTGTTGTGCCTGCTTGAATTGAAATTGACTTGGGTGTCGGAGTGTGTTTTTATTTTGCATGTACCTTCCTCCATGATCGATGGTGAGATGAATGTGTCCAAGGCTTCTCGAAGATGAAAGGAGCGAGATTTTTGTTGGGAAATCTCTCTCCTGAAATTTTTGTTGAAGTAGACACCCTCACTTATGCAACAATTGTACTTTCTCTTGATCAAATGAGTTGTTATTTGTATGGAAAAAGTTACAAGTGTTATGGAGAAGGGAAAATGACATAGACATAGCAGCACCTGACATAGTAGACACTACTGGATTATGGCTATTAGCCGACGGAACCGTTCAGTCGGTTAAGACATATATTTCGTCTGCAAAGATCTTAGCCGACGGAATTTCAGTCGGCTAAGCATCGTCTGCTAAGACAATAGCCGACGGAATTGATGATTCCGTCTGCCAAAATTTTAGTCAACAGAACTTAGTCGACGAAAATTACTTTTCCGTCAACTAAGTTTTTCTTAGCCGACGGAATATTTCCGTCTCCTAAGATCTTAGTCGACGGAAGTAAAAATTTAAATTTTTTTTTTAGAATAACTGGCGGTTTTTTTTCTCGTTTTTTTAGGTTTTTTTTTTTCTTTTCCTTCTCTTCCTCTTCTCCGGCGACCACGACGGTTATGTTTGTGTGTTCCCGAACAACTCCACTCCACCTCCGACGCTAAACTCGCCGGGATTCTACCGTCAAGGAACCGCACATACGACGGTCTATTGCCTTACTGATGCCGTGGAGAGTAACCGTCCGGACGTCAACCACCCCGCGAGGAGGAGGAGACGTTGCTTGGAGGAGGAGGAGGTGTCGCCGAGAAGAGGAAGAGGAGGAGGAGGCGGCGCTCCTTGGAGGAGCAGGAGGTGCTGCGGCGAAGGAGGAGGAGGAGGCGCCGCGATGGTGGGGGAGCAACCAGACGAGGGAGAGAGAGAGCAAGCAGACGAGCTAGGGAGAGAGAGATGAAGAGAATGAGGGAGAGAGAACTGAAAGTTATAGAATAGAGCTGAAAAAAATTCAAAATTTTTTTGGTTCTGTCAACTAAGTAGATATTTCTGTCGACTAAGATATAACCTAAGCGACAGAATAATTTTTCGTCGCCTAAGTTATCATAAATAATCATTTATATTTATATATAAATGTTCCGTCGGCTAGGTAAAAATTTCCGTCGCCTAAGATCTTCTTAGCCGACAAAATATTTTTCCGTCGGCTAGGTGAAAACTTAGGCTACGGAAGGTTTTTCGTCAGCTAAGTAGATCTTAGGCGACGAAAATATTATTGTTCCGTTGGCTAAGTGATTTTTTCCACTAGTGAGAATACATGCAGGAGCCACTAATGGACCACTTATAACAAATATCAGACCAGCAGGCCTGAAAATAAGTTCCTAAAAGAGCTACCAGTTCTCCGATACAACATGAGATAAGAAAATAATTATCAAGACCAGAAGACTCATAATTGGAAAGAATGCGCCCCCCCTTCCCCAACAACTGGCGGTTCTAACCATGAAGGACAAATGCTCGAGTCAACTCCGTCTTTTGAGCAGTGAATAGACGTGAATCACGTGATAATTGCAACTAACTGTATTAAACATATGACCTTCATGAGGAAAGTTCTGCCACAAAAATGCCGTTTTGATTTATCGTTTGGGCCTTTGAGTTATTGTACACCCTCACAATTTTCAAGCCTTTTTACTACAGAATTTGGTTTATCTGTTTAAATTTGCTTGGATGACTTTTAACCATTAGATTGAGTACATTCTGGGACCACCATATCATCCTTATGTTATTTTTACTTCATCTAATGGTTATAAGACATCTAAGCAAATCTAAACAACTTAAATCCAAATAGAAAATCTAGATCATTTATTACGACCTCAATTCTCTCGTTGGGCTTTTGAGCTTGGAAGTCCAAAGAATTGTCCAGCTGTCCTTTCATCTCAGCAAAGCTAGGTAGTAGGTACCAAACAGGTCGGTCGACACCACATCCTACTGGTACTAAAGAACTATATCAGAATCATATACGTGTCAGCGCCATAGACAATCTGGGCTGTGAACCATGCAAAATCGAACACCTAGTGCGAAACGTGTCCTTAACCAATTGGTAGCTCCTTCCTGATGAGCTAGGCCGACCTCCCACCAAGTAAACTATATAACATCTTCGAGCTCCTCCACATTAGCAATCAAAGCTTTGCATTTTTCGTCCAGTTCATATTTCAAATTTCAAATTTGCAACATGGATACTTCAAAAGTACAAATTCTATCTACTCAGTTGTTTTCTTGGTTCTTGTTTTATATAGAAATGTTTGAGATGATCTTAAATTTTGTTGGTGTATTTTGTGGCAGGGAACAACTGAAGGTGTTAACGAGCAAGGTGGAGTGGAGGTCAAGGTGGACACAGTGGATTTCCGATCACCGGCCGGAGATGACAAAGAACCCGTGAAGGAGAAGGTGGAGATACTTCATGAGATCGACGACGGAGGAGCAAATTCTGGAAAGACCGGGGCTGCTGGCTTTGTGGAAAAAGCAGCTACTGCAGTTGCTGATACCTTTAAGTCAGCCAAGGATGCTGTTTCTGGAAAACCCAAGGATGCTGCTGTTGCTGAAAAACCCAAGGAAGCTGTTGCTGAAGATAAGACCACGAAATGAATCTTCAAGAAGGAAGAGTCAGCTAAAACTAGCATTTCATGATTTATTGTAGAGAAGAGATGCTTTATTCATGAATATATGACTTGTTAATTGTATGCATTGTATCAAGTGAATTTACCCAAATCAGAATAATCAAAGGATGCGTTGTCTGTTTGTCCAAAGAAGGGGGCCTGGAAAAACCAAGAAATTGCAATAACATATTCTGTCAGTTTTTCCTTATTGCTCATGTTATAATTTAAGACTGAAGCCAACAGATATGATCTGGAGATCTGTCTTTGAGAAGTAATTGGATCATGGATGGCAATCATGGCATATGTTTTAGCACAAACAGATAACTCAAATTATTGCATGCTCTGTTTTTTCATAAGATGAAAATGAAAAGGGGGCCAAAAAAGATCAAGAAAAATTCAGCCAAGATGTGTCCAGCTATCAGAGTCTAACTCGGTACAAATTAAGCCTCAAATATCTTTCATCTTACAATCCGCACAAGCCAGGACCAGCCAAACACTATCAATTATTTTTCCAATAAACAATAATTTTTTTTCGATGTAGAAAACAATACACAAACGAAAAAAAAATAAAACTTACAACCAAAAAACCCTTAGTACAGCCTAAACCATGAAAGTCGAAATTGAAAACATTGACCGAGGATAAAAAGAGTCCGTTCTGCCGGCCAGCAACAATAATAGAGTGACCAATATTCACTGTTGAATCTGCAAAAAAATTTGTTTCACGCCAAATGTGAGTAAAAATGGTGGAAGTAAAACCGTGTGGCAAGACATCTCATATCATGTATTACAGTTTAGATACGCCAAGACATCTTTATGTAGTATTAATAGAATCACTAAGTATCTTAAAGTCACCCTCGACTTAAATTCTGGCATAACCATGTAGAGAGGCAGGAGACCAGCTCTTAAACTCAACGCTTCAACCAGAAGGATATTTGTTTTCCCTAAACATTTAGTGGAAGCAACTAAAGGACACTTGATCCAGTTGAGTGTTTTCGAACCATTGCTGGCGTTTTGTTTTGTTTTGGCCAACAAGGAATTTACTTCATAAAACAAAACAAAAACAAAAAAGAGGAAATTCATCTAATGAAAGAAAGTATTACACAAAGAGGCCCAAGACCTGCCAAAGCAAAACCCAACAAGGACCAAATTGTCAAGAAAGCACGTAGAAAACACCAGGCAGCAGCAAAGAACAAGCTGCAGATGACCAAATGTTAACCAATCCCAGAAGGGCAGAAGGACCTGCTATCATTCTTCACATTGAAAATGTTAACCAAACCCAAAGTACCAAATCAACACCTTCCTTCCAAATTATAGGTTCAGGAGAGAATCTATCCGGAGAGTGTTTATCAGTAATTAATAATCAAAACATATTATCGTCCCAAGTAATTTTCAAGTTCTTGTCTTGGCTATAGTATCAAACAATTACTACTTGATGATCATAAGCTGGTTCAAATGGAGTACTGGATCAGTGGAGCTTTTGGAACTTGTGAGGACAATATATATCTGCTTATCTTACACAATATTTTACCTTAGAATTGACATTGTAATAATGCATCAAAGGAATTAGCAGAGAGATGAGGCGATCGAAGTAGGAAATGTGCTCCAACAAAAATCCAAGTGAAATGAAAATGCTTTGAGACTTTATTATCACCATCATAATGTACATGCCAGTTAAAACTAAAAGTTACACCTAATGAAGGCAAGCATTCCTAGTTTTGATGGCCTCCCACTAGACACAAGCACCACTTGCAGTATCCAGCACAACCACAAACTCAAAGCACATCCAGAAATCACTTTCTTCTTCGTTGTCCTTGTCCAAATAGAGAAGAGAACAAACACCTACTGATCCCAAATCCCGACCTCCATGAACCCATCCTCTGTTGCACTCCCCCTAAACATTCCGCAACAGTTAAACCCACAAGCCACTTCTCCTTTGTTGGACACAGCAATGAGTCCGGCCTTCCCATCATCGAGCCTGTTCTTGATCACAAAGTCTACAGCATCCTGAAGGTCTAGGCCCTTGTACTCCATCACAGCCCCAACTTCACGAGCCAGTGTCCCGCGTATGATAGCCTCTCCTTCTCCTGTGCAAGACACTCCACAAAGGTCACACGCATAGGTACCTGCCCCAATGAGTGGCGAGTCCCCAATGCGACCTTCCATTTTGTTCATGAGCCCACCGGTCGAGGTAGCGGCAGCACAGCGACCCTGGCTGTCCACCACCACACACCCGACTGTCTCGGGTGCGTACACGCTTATGGGGAGCCCGTTCATCTGTATGGGGCTCTCCACACCAGCAGCACAACTCTCCATCCCAAGTGGGATTCTGTAATCAAACTGACGGTAACAAAAACAAAAGTGTCAACAGTAGTTTCTAGTATTCATGATGACCCTACATAGTATGAAAGTGAAAGAATCGTACCAAGATGGTGTTGGCTTCTTTGGCCAACTTGAGCATGCCCACATTTTCCTCCGTGATGAAATAGTCATTATTGTCCACAAGCTCAACGCCCTGAAATATGACACGCACCAAACTCCTATCAAGATTCAACACAGAGATTCCTCTACCAAACAAATATTAATTAAAACCTTTTATTTAAGAATCTCTGGGAGCAGCAGGGGATTAGGTTAAATATTAATTAAACATAATAATATATGAGGACACCACTGAACAGTGTCAAACATGTGTTGCTAGATTCACATATTCATATTGATTCTCATACACCAGGTGAAAAAGACAGAGATTTCTTTTTTCCTGTTATATTGATGGTCAAAACATTACCTGTTGCCTGGCGAAGCTTTCGGCGCCGGAGAAGGCAAGGTAGGAATGAGGGGACTTATCCATGACGAGTCGGGCGAGCGAGATCGGGTTCTTGACGGTGGTCAACCCCGATACGGCGCCGCATCGTCTTTTGGGTCCATCCATGATGCTGGCTTCCATCTCAACCCTGCCATTTTCATTCAGGGCCGATCCACGGCCGGAATTGAAGAACGGATCCGTTTCCAATTCCCTAACCTGTTTACCAACAAAAACAACATAAGGGTTTAGATTTAATGGACAGAATAACCAAATCAAACTTACTACGATTCATATGGAAGAAAAGATTTCAATTCGTTCCGTCAGCATGTTAACCGAGAATATAATAACAGACGTACAATATATACATGATTGCGAAGAGAAACAAAGAACGTAGAGGGAAGGGGGACGTACAACAAGTTCAACAACATCAATGGCGGGAAGATCAGCACGGAGAGCAGAGGTTCCGAGATTGAGGCAGCGAGTGAGGAGCTGTTTGGCTTGTTCTTGGCGCTCCAAAGGGAGATTAGGGTCGACACCGGCGCCACCGTGCACAGCAATAGCCCAACCACCCATTCTCACACTCTGCCTCGCACTCGCTCTGGTGTTTGCCTGTCTCTGCCTCTCTCTCTCTCTATTTCTCGCTTAAGGTGGTGTGTGTGTGTCTGCTACAATGGAGCGGAGGGAGGTGCATTATATAGGCGCTGGCGGATTCCAAATGGCAATGAATCGGACCCTAATAACCAAGGTAATAATAATAAATAGAAAATAAAAAAATATGACGATTCTCTTCTCTGTATGGCATTTGTATTTGTTGCCCACTTGTTCCGGGAGGTTTCTAGGTCACCACGGCAGGGAGGCCACCCCGCCAGATTTGCCATGCGTCGTATTTCGTGTGTAATTTTAGAGATTTTACCAATTTAGCCCCCTCCTCGGTTGTCTTTGCCTCTTTTTTTTCCTCACTAATGCTGTTTTAATGCCTTTTTCGTGCAATTAAACTACTAAGAATTTGATATAAGATGGTCTCATAAATATCTACTAGGGCTATGTGTATAATGGTAACAAATCCAAATCTGATATGGAAATTTGAATTCAACAAAAGAAAGTAAATAGATATTACGTAGTTACATTAGAAGCGGAATGACATCCAGGTTTAAAATTTCATATTTCTTTCGGTTAAGTGTTGTTAGATCTTCGCTCGATCATAATAATTGTTTGTTGTGTTCTATCAAAATTTTGTAAAACGACGCCTCATTCGGTAAATCTTGTGGGCAATTATCACCGGCACTTCAACCTAGCTAGTAAGATTCTGTTGCTCCAAGTAATTTTTCACAGAATGAGTCGTCCAAATTCAGTTGTCTATATATGAACCAATCTTGTTTATGCAAGGCTAGAATTGAAACACAAGTCTAGTGATTGGGGAAACAACGCAAACATCTGCAAGCTCATAACGACAAGATTTCAAGTATAAAAAGTTTAAAACTACCAACGCAAATATAAATATCACCACCGCAACTAGTGCAGAAAAGATACAAAAGATTCTTCACAAGATTCAAGCCACCATGAAACTCGAGTGATAATCTTTTCTTTGCTACAGAACCTCCTCGTTCCACTAAACCTCATGTTTATTAGCTCTAGCATGTTGTCCTCTCCTTTTCTCTCAGGAAAAAGAAGAAAAAAACATGGAGACAGAGAGAGAGAGATTTATTTTCTAATGGAGGGACCTGGCGGCTGAATTAGCAAAATCAAATTCCAAGTACTTGGTCCCTGACTAGCAATGGTTTTCTGGGTTCGTGGACATTTTTGGTCTACAATTCCACCTGACTATATGCATGAAATGATAAGAATGATGATGATTGGGTAAGATTGGTAAGCTTAGGCCGATGACGAAGTGGTGAGAATGAGAGGATACACGAAGCTATATGTATGAGAGCTCGAGATATACATAGAAAGCTAATTAGCTCCAGCTAATATATCGATTACTTAGAAACGTCAGAAGCCTAAACCAAAATGAACTCTACGTACGTACCAACCTCAAATAAAAATCAACCATTAACAATAACAATATCATTTCACTGCAGCTTGATATTAGAATAATATTGACGATAACGTTTTATATTAACCCACCTCTCCACTCCCCAAAGCTGGGGACGACACACATTTTTACACGTAAGCGCCACATTTTCAATTTGTTAACATATGTACTGTGTCCACTTCAATCTTGTCACGTAGCATCGCCAATGCCTCGTGAACAATCTCACTGCCTACTTGCTCTTTTTGTATTTCACGATCACACTTTCGAGCGATTTCAATAAGAACTATTAAGTTAAAAACTAAAGAAGTGAAATTCATACATTTTAAATTATAATTTACATATTTATTTTTTTATTTTTAGTAATTTAAATTTTATCTTTAATGATTTAAATATTATCTTTATATAAAAATGATTACTAAAAATAAAAAATGAGTGTGTGGATTACAATTTAGGATGTGTGGATTTCACATCTCAAAAATAATCGTAGATTTCTTTGTTTCTCATTTTTCCGATCCCATATTTACATTTTGAATGTTTAATTTTTACGTATGTATATATATGAGTTCATCGTAAAATTTTATTTAAATTGATAATCGTTAAGACAATTATAATTGTGATTTATAACGTGAAGTCTAGCCGGCACATTAGTGTGGAAAAAAAAGAAAAAATGAGACAAGTTTTATTAGCATATAGAGGCAAGAAAGTACTTGTCATGTACCGATGTACATGATATGAGTCATTTGACTAAAACTGATAAGTATAAGAAGCTAGTGTTCTTAATTAATCTGCTTTAGACTACATTGAACAAACTAAATAGCGAGATTGATTTGGATGTGTAATTAATAACCATGCTAAATCTCTTAATTATAATTTGTTGATGAGATGATGAACTTTGCTGGCCTTTCCCTCTATGTGTATTATTTTTATTTTTTTTCGACTGAAGGAAAATAAATTACAACTAGAATCCTCTAACACAACTGGTTCCCTCTATGTGTATTAACCTATGTATTTGAAGAAACATAGATAAAACAAGCAAAAAGGAGAAGTGCCTCCCTTGATACGTAAACGAAGGGGAAAACCCCAAAACAATGTAGTCCACTCATTCATGTCAATAAACTTCTTCTGCTCTAGCAATTGCAACACGAAAGCACCCCGATTTGTACGTGGCTTTTGACTAGCTAGCTTTCCACAGTCCTAACTTACTTGTCACTGAACTAGGAATATGTGTGTTGGGATCCTGATGCACATTGCTAGGTGCTTAAATGAGTGTTCTCCACCAAATGCATTGATCTGTGTTTTGTTGCTCACTGAGGTGTTTGTCGATCTGAGAAGGATCATACCATGTACGTCATCATGGAATGATGGAATATTATGGAAAAAGAGAAGGCAGGTACTGCACTACTTGGCAAAGAACTGAAGCAACACAAGCCAACACAATGAGAGGTTGAAGTAGGCTGCATATATAGTCCTGGGTGAATTATAACGTTCACGAACTGAGGACTAAGAGTGG
The window above is part of the Fragaria vesca subsp. vesca linkage group LG2, FraVesHawaii_1.0, whole genome shotgun sequence genome. Proteins encoded here:
- the LOC101310865 gene encoding probable carbohydrate esterase At4g34215-like, with the translated sequence MATSAKTAISNLVLLFSAVLTTQFNLGSSVASPGSIFILAGQSNMAGRGGVNDGKWDGNVPPECAPNLSILRLNAHLVWEEAYEPLHADIDVGKTCGVGPGMAFANEVLRAKGGVLGLVPCAVGGTTIGQWARGSQLYTQMVRRASESVKAGGTIRAVLWYQGESDTVNSADAEAYKANFERLVTDIRSDLQNPNLPVIQVALASGEGQFIDIVRKAQLETTLPNVKCVDAKGLPLKPDNLHLTTMSEVHLGIKLANAFLASFGYQF
- the LOC101292566 gene encoding uncharacterized protein LOC101292566: MDTSKGTTEGVNEQGGVEVKVDTVDFRSPAGDDKEPVKEKVEILHEIDDGGANSGKTGAAGFVEKAATAVADTFKSAKDAVSGKPKDAAVAEKPKEAVAEDKTTK
- the LOC101292861 gene encoding probable isoaspartyl peptidase/L-asparaginase 2-like yields the protein MGGWAIAVHGGAGVDPNLPLERQEQAKQLLTRCLNLGTSALRADLPAIDVVELVVRELETDPFFNSGRGSALNENGRVEMEASIMDGPKRRCGAVSGLTTVKNPISLARLVMDKSPHSYLAFSGAESFARQQGVELVDNNDYFITEENVGMLKLAKEANTILFDYRIPLGMESCAAGVESPIQMNGLPISVYAPETVGCVVVDSQGRCAAATSTGGLMNKMEGRIGDSPLIGAGTYACDLCGVSCTGEGEAIIRGTLAREVGAVMEYKGLDLQDAVDFVIKNRLDDGKAGLIAVSNKGEVACGFNCCGMFRGSATEDGFMEVGIWDQ